In the Camelus dromedarius isolate mCamDro1 chromosome 13, mCamDro1.pat, whole genome shotgun sequence genome, one interval contains:
- the GPR12 gene encoding G-protein coupled receptor 12, which produces MNEDLKGNVSGLPRDYLDARAAENVSAAASSQVPVVEPEPELVVNPWDIVLCTSGTLISCENAIVVLIIFHNPSLRAPMFLLIGSLALADLLAGIGLIINFVFAYLLQSEATKLVTIGLIVASFSASVCSLLAITVDRYLSLYYALTYHSERTVTFTYVMLIMLWGTSICLGLLPILGWNCLRDESTCSVVRPLTKNNAAILSISFLFMFALMLQLYIQICKIVMRHAHQIALQHHFLATSHYVTTRKGVSTLAIILGTFAACWMPFTLYSLIADYTYPSIYTYATLLPATYNSIINPVIYAFRNQEIQKALCLICCGCVPSSLSQRARSPSDV; this is translated from the coding sequence ATGAATGAAGACCTGAAGGGCAATGTAAGCGGGCTGCCTCGGGATTATTTAGATGCCCGTGCTGCGGAGAACGTCTCggctgctgcctcctcccaggtTCCTGTTgtagagccagagccagagctcGTGGTCAACCCCTGGGACATTGTCTTGTGTACCTCGGGTACCCTCATCTCCTGTGAGAATGCCATCGTGGTCCTTATCATCTTCCATAACCCTAGCCTGCGTGCACCCATGTTCCTGCTGATAGGCAGCCTGGCTCTTGCAGACCTGCTGGCCGGCATCGGACTGATCATCAATTTTGTTTTTGCCTACCTGCTTCAGTCAGAAGCCACCAAGCTGGTCACAATTGGACTCATTGTcgcctctttctctgcctctgtctgcagCTTGCTGGCTATCACTGTGGACCGCTACCTCTCCCTGTATTACGCTCTGACCTACCACTCGGAGAGGACGGTCACATTTACCTATGTCATGCTGATCATGCTCTGGGGGACGTCCATCTGCCTGGGACTGCTGCCCATCCTGGGCTGGAACTGCCTCCGAGACGAGTCCACCTGCAGTGTGGTCAGACCCCTCACCAAGAACAACGCCGCCATCCTCTCCATCTCCTTCCTCTTCATGTTTGCACTCATGCTCCAGCTCTACATCCAGATCTGCAAGATTGTGATGAGGCACGCCCACCAGATCGCCCTGCAGCACCACTTCCTGGCCACCTCGCACTACGTGACCACCCGGAAGGGGGTATCGACCCTGGCCATCATCCTGGGGACCTTCGCTGCTTGCTGGATGCCTTTCACCCTCTATTCCTTGATAGCTGATTACACCTACCCCTCCATCTACACCTACGCCACCCTCCTGCCCGCCACCTACAATTCCATCATCAACCCTGTCATCTATGCTTTCCGAAACCAAGAGATCCAGAAAGCCCTCTGCCTCATTTGCTGCGGCTGCGTCCCGTCCAGCCTCTCCCAGAGAGCGCGGTCACCCAGCGACGTGTAG